A genomic window from Nicotiana sylvestris chromosome 11, ASM39365v2, whole genome shotgun sequence includes:
- the LOC138881745 gene encoding uncharacterized protein translates to MDVIDPIEPTSSNGHRFIFVAIDYFTKWVEAASYKAVTKKVIADFVKDRTEAVIPANVEIPSLRIIQEAELTDTKWIRSCYEQLDLIDGKRMNAVCHCQLYQNKMSRAFNKKVKPIYFSPGQLVMKKIFSHQDKAKGKFCSN, encoded by the exons ATGGATGTCATCGATCCGATCGAGCCCACttcttcaaacgggcacaggttcatttttgtggccattgactacttcacaaaatgggtagaggctgcatcctacaaagccgtaaccaagaaagtcattgcagactttgtcaaggatc gtaccgaagctgtcattccaGCCAATGTAGAAatcccttctttaagaatcatacaagaagctgaactcaCTGACACAAAATGGATAAGGAGTTGCTACGAGCAACTAGAccttatagacggaaaaagaatgaacgcagtatgtcactgCCAGCTTTATCAGAATAAAATGTCCCGTGCTTTCAACAAAAAGGTTAAACCAATATATTTTTCACCTGGACAGTTGGTAATGAAGAAGATCTTCTCGCATCAAGATAAAGCTAAAGGGAAATTCTGCTCCAACTAG
- the LOC138881746 gene encoding uncharacterized protein → MTGLSTSIVAHKLPTNPMCPPVKQKLKKFKPNMSLKIKEEVTKKIKAKVLSYKVMPFGLKNVGATYMRAMTTIFHDMIHKEIEVYVDYVIIKSKRVVDHIADLRKFFDRLRRYNIKLNPEKCAFGVPAGKHLGFIVRRRGIELDLSKVKAIQELPPPKSKKDAVKGQALADHLVENLVVGEYEPLKTYFPDEEVSFVGEDIVKAYDGWRMFFDGFANFKGVGIGAVLVPKTGFTGDWRFESSGTSGSRRMGYEEHQDITILVSHAGMMKRFPKIEFKHVPRIQNVFADALATLASMIQHPDKNFINPVPVRIHNQPAYCVHVEEETDGKPWFHDIKEYLAKGEYPKQANHTQKRTLRRLSNHFFQSGETLYRKTPDLGLLRYVDAKEVSRLLEEIHAGTCGPHMNGFVLAKKIFRAGYFWMTTKTDMYRNATNVRYMQT, encoded by the exons atgactggtctaagcacatccatagtggctcacaagttgcctaccaatccaatgtgtccgccagtgaagcagaaactcaaaaaattcaaaccaaacatgagcttgaaaatcaaggaggaggtCACTAAGAAAATAAAGGCCAAAGTTCTCAG CTATAaggtgatgccatttggtctaaagaatgttggggctacttacatgagagccatgacaaccatcttccatgatatgatacacaaggaaatagaggtgtatgttgactatgtcattatcaaatccaagagggtcgtaGATCACATAGctgatttgagaaagttctttgacaggctaaggaggtacaacatCAAATTGAaccccgaaaaatgtgcattcggggttcctgcaggaaaacatttgggattcattgtcaggcGTCGAGGGATCGAGTTGGACctgtccaaagttaaggctattcaagagttaccgccaccaaagagcaagaaggac gcggtcaagggacaagcattggcagaccatcttgttGAAAATCTTGTGGTAGgggaatacgaacccttgaaaacgtattttcctgatgaagaagtatcattcgtaggagaggacattgttAAGGCTtacgatggttggagaatgttctttgatggatttgcaaacttcaaaggagtgggcattggagcggtTTTGGTACCAAAGACCG GATTTACTGGTGATTGGAGATTTgaatcttctggtacatcaggttcaaggagaatgggctacgaagaacaccaagataTTACCATACTTGTATCACATGCAGGAATGATGAAAAGATTCCCCAAGATAGAGTtcaaacatgtgcccagaattcaaaatgtGTTCGCAGATGCACTGGCCACTTTggcatcaatgatacaacatccagacaagaacttcattaaTCCCGTCCCGGTGAGAATCCATAATCAACCGGCTTACTGTGTTCATGTTGAAGAGGAAacggatggaaagccttggttccacgacatcaaggaatatttggcgaaaggagaatacccaaaacaggcgaaccatactcagaagcgcacactacGGAggctgtccaatcacttcttccaaagtgGAGAGACCCTGTATAGAAAAACCCCTGATCTAGGATTGTTAAGGTATGTTGATGCAAAGGAAGTTTCCAGATTGCTCGAAGAAATACATGCCGGAACTTGTggaccacacatgaatggttttgttctagccaagaaaatattcagagctggatatttttggatgaccacgAAGACGGATATGTATAGAAATGCCACCAATGTcaggtacatgcagacatga